In Planctomycetota bacterium, a single window of DNA contains:
- a CDS encoding DUF503 domain-containing protein: MVVGILQLRLMIRDAQSLKDKRRIVKSLRDRIRNRFNVSASEVDSLDRHQQAVLGITLATNDRIFADQVLAKVVDLVRATPGAVLV; this comes from the coding sequence ATGGTCGTCGGCATCCTGCAACTTCGCCTGATGATCCGCGACGCGCAGAGCCTCAAGGACAAACGCCGTATCGTCAAGAGCCTCCGCGACCGCATCCGCAACCGCTTCAACGTCTCCGCCAGCGAGGTCGATTCGCTCGACCGGCACCAGCAGGCCGTGCTTGGCATCACCCTGGCCACCAACGACCGCATCTTCGCCGACCAGGTCCTGGCGAAGGTCGTCGACCTGGTCCGTGCAACGCCGGGCGCCGTGCTCGTGGA
- the infB gene encoding translation initiation factor IF-2, translated as MPVRIYELAHEFDMPTKEILAVCREAGLDVKSHSSTIEDDEADRIRARLAPRQGDAPQTEVRVLAPEAAKPEPPSLTPDEQLARARSLRISLPTRHARKPQAEGIKLTPPSPPPVSVAETPPEAVQEEEAPQPEPAAPAGAPAVAEAAPPETPAAAEAPAQRPESEEARAAETARETTERVARVRKAPRPKLAPRPKLAPRPKLAPRPAPGAPAAGTVAPPAPHPQAVGIGATPAQKPGIPVRPSKRPKRRPAEAAEAPAVAEVEEVVAPVKGHRRGARKETEEEEAAGRRRAQAFRRHERLRQREDQEILDQVFTGGGDTGQIVSERIRVGASGRPLAPRVRRPAPPLRPAATEGPRQADVELPITVRSLSAALGIKASDIIRRLMDQGVLATVNDALPEATAQEIALSLEVELSIHRQRAPEEAIAELESRQDDESLLVPRPPVVTFLGHVDHGKTSLMDYIRKTRVVEGEAGGITQHIGAYRVPVGTPRGDAGERWVTFLDTPGHAAFTAMRARGAQVTDIVVLVIAGDDGVMPQTEEAINHAKAAGVPIVVAINKCDLPQANPQRVKQQLTQFELVAEEWGGKTICVNTSAVTGENIDSLLESLLLEAELLELKANPQSDAIGTVIEAELTEGLGPVATLLVQNGTLRAGDVVLAGTAYGRVRALKDETGRHLREASPTVPVRVAGLSAAPEAGERFYVLGDLAQAIEIAEERERDSRQSTLVAARQPRTLEAVFERMTAEEVKELPIILKADVQGSVEAIRENLEKIEHPEVRVRVLHAAVGGVNESDVLLADASNAIILGFNAVPDAGARTLAEERGVDIRHYNIIYRITEDIRNALEGLLTPQKEERRLGEAQVLEVFKVSRAGTIAGCRVTDGAIARNARLRVIRDGLVVHVGGIDSLRRVKDDVREVRSGQECGIHLAAYNDVKVGDRLEAFETVTVKRTLGQA; from the coding sequence TTGCCGGTACGCATCTACGAACTCGCCCACGAGTTCGACATGCCCACTAAAGAGATCCTCGCCGTCTGCCGGGAAGCCGGCCTCGACGTCAAATCACACTCCAGCACCATCGAGGACGACGAGGCGGACCGGATCCGCGCGCGCCTGGCGCCCCGCCAGGGCGACGCGCCCCAAACGGAAGTCCGGGTCCTAGCGCCCGAGGCCGCCAAGCCCGAGCCGCCAAGCCTCACGCCCGACGAACAACTGGCGCGGGCTCGCAGCCTTCGGATCTCGCTGCCGACGCGCCACGCCCGCAAACCCCAGGCCGAAGGCATCAAACTGACGCCGCCGAGCCCCCCGCCGGTAAGCGTCGCCGAGACGCCGCCCGAGGCCGTCCAGGAAGAAGAGGCGCCGCAGCCCGAGCCGGCCGCGCCCGCCGGAGCGCCCGCCGTCGCCGAGGCCGCGCCGCCCGAGACGCCGGCCGCGGCCGAAGCGCCCGCGCAGCGTCCAGAGTCGGAGGAGGCTCGGGCGGCGGAGACCGCCCGCGAGACGACGGAACGCGTCGCCCGGGTGCGAAAGGCCCCGAGGCCGAAACTGGCCCCCAGGCCGAAACTCGCGCCGAGGCCGAAACTGGCCCCCAGGCCGGCGCCCGGCGCCCCGGCGGCCGGCACGGTCGCTCCGCCCGCACCGCATCCGCAGGCGGTCGGCATCGGCGCGACGCCGGCCCAGAAACCCGGGATCCCCGTCCGTCCTTCCAAGAGACCGAAGCGCCGACCGGCCGAGGCCGCCGAGGCCCCGGCGGTCGCGGAAGTCGAAGAGGTCGTCGCCCCCGTCAAAGGGCACCGCCGCGGCGCCCGGAAAGAAACCGAAGAAGAGGAAGCGGCCGGCCGGCGGCGCGCTCAGGCCTTCCGCCGACACGAACGCCTACGCCAGCGCGAGGACCAGGAAATCCTCGACCAGGTTTTCACCGGCGGCGGCGACACGGGCCAGATCGTCAGCGAACGCATCCGCGTCGGTGCGAGCGGCCGGCCGCTCGCGCCCAGGGTCCGTCGGCCGGCGCCTCCCCTGCGGCCCGCCGCCACCGAAGGCCCGCGCCAGGCCGACGTGGAACTGCCGATTACGGTCCGAAGCCTGTCGGCGGCGCTGGGGATCAAGGCGAGCGACATCATCCGCCGACTGATGGACCAGGGCGTCCTGGCGACGGTGAACGACGCGCTGCCGGAGGCGACGGCCCAGGAAATCGCCCTCAGCCTCGAGGTGGAACTCTCGATTCACCGCCAGCGCGCCCCCGAGGAAGCCATCGCCGAACTCGAGTCCCGCCAGGACGACGAGTCGCTCCTCGTGCCGAGGCCGCCCGTCGTCACGTTCCTCGGCCACGTGGACCACGGCAAGACGAGCCTCATGGACTATATCCGCAAGACGCGCGTCGTCGAAGGCGAGGCGGGCGGCATCACGCAGCACATCGGGGCCTACCGCGTCCCCGTCGGCACGCCTCGCGGCGACGCGGGCGAGCGATGGGTCACGTTCCTCGATACGCCCGGCCACGCGGCGTTCACGGCGATGCGCGCCCGCGGCGCCCAGGTCACCGACATCGTGGTGCTGGTCATCGCGGGCGACGACGGCGTCATGCCGCAAACCGAGGAAGCCATCAACCACGCGAAGGCGGCCGGCGTCCCCATCGTCGTCGCCATCAACAAGTGCGACCTCCCCCAGGCCAACCCCCAACGCGTCAAGCAGCAACTGACGCAGTTCGAACTGGTGGCCGAGGAATGGGGCGGCAAAACCATCTGCGTCAACACCAGCGCCGTCACCGGTGAAAACATCGACTCGCTCCTCGAGTCCCTCCTCCTGGAAGCGGAACTGCTGGAACTCAAGGCCAACCCCCAGAGCGATGCGATCGGCACCGTCATCGAGGCCGAACTCACCGAAGGCCTCGGACCCGTCGCCACCCTCCTCGTGCAGAACGGAACGCTCCGCGCGGGCGACGTCGTCCTGGCGGGGACGGCCTACGGCCGCGTACGCGCCCTGAAGGACGAAACCGGACGCCATCTGCGAGAGGCCTCGCCGACGGTCCCCGTCCGCGTCGCGGGCCTGTCGGCCGCCCCGGAGGCCGGCGAGCGGTTCTACGTCCTGGGGGACCTCGCCCAGGCGATAGAGATCGCCGAAGAACGCGAGCGGGACTCGCGCCAGAGCACGCTGGTGGCCGCCCGCCAACCGAGGACCCTCGAAGCCGTCTTCGAACGGATGACCGCCGAGGAAGTCAAGGAACTGCCCATCATTCTCAAGGCCGACGTCCAGGGCTCCGTCGAGGCCATCCGCGAAAACCTCGAAAAGATCGAGCACCCCGAGGTCCGGGTCCGCGTGCTGCACGCGGCGGTGGGCGGCGTCAACGAAAGCGACGTCCTCCTGGCCGACGCCTCCAACGCCATCATCCTCGGCTTCAACGCCGTCCCCGACGCGGGGGCCCGGACGCTGGCGGAGGAGCGCGGCGTGGACATCCGCCACTACAACATCATCTACCGCATCACCGAGGACATCCGCAACGCGCTCGAAGGGCTCCTGACGCCGCAGAAAGAGGAGCGGCGTCTGGGCGAGGCCCAGGTCCTGGAGGTCTTCAAGGTCAGCCGCGCCGGCACCATCGCCGGCTGCCGCGTGACCGACGGCGCCATCGCGCGCAACGCCCGGCTGCGCGTCATCCGCGACGGCCTGGTGGTCCACGTGGGCGGCATCGATTCGCTCCGACGTGTCAAGGACGACGTCCGCGAAGTCCGCAGCGGACAGGAATGCGGCATCCATTTGGCCGCTTACAACGACGTCAAGGTCGGCGACCGGCTGGAGGCCTTCGAAACCGTCACGGTGAAGCGGACGCTGGGGCAGGCCTAA